A section of the Streptomyces sp. NBC_01591 genome encodes:
- a CDS encoding sirohydrochlorin chelatase: MSTPTGPASGLPVRMPRPRQSGRHRRPEPVVAPEGAAALVLAVPGTPSPATRSLAEEVISIARSELPGLNARIGYLDGDDAEYPTLSAVLTHCASERVARFEQAQAAGREAAEPAGPSAVVVPLLAGPDSALIRRIRQAVMDSGTQVELTDVLGPHPLLAEALHVRLSEAGLARADRARLFTVATAADGIVLATVGGDEAVQAAGITGMLLAARLAVPVMAAALDVEGSVASIAEQLTSSGSVQLAVAPYLVGPEVAEGLLDAAAKEAGCATAEPLGAYPAIGKLVLSMYMTTLGITPVAPQGAQAH, translated from the coding sequence ATGAGCACCCCCACTGGGCCCGCTTCCGGCCTGCCTGTACGAATGCCGCGACCTCGCCAGTCCGGACGGCACCGCCGCCCGGAGCCCGTGGTCGCACCCGAGGGCGCTGCCGCGCTCGTTCTCGCCGTTCCCGGCACCCCCTCTCCGGCCACGCGCAGTCTGGCCGAAGAGGTGATCAGCATCGCCCGTTCCGAGCTGCCCGGCCTCAACGCCCGGATCGGCTACCTCGACGGCGACGATGCCGAGTACCCGACGCTCTCCGCCGTACTCACCCACTGCGCCTCCGAGCGCGTCGCGCGTTTCGAGCAGGCGCAGGCCGCGGGCCGTGAGGCCGCCGAGCCCGCGGGGCCGTCCGCCGTCGTCGTGCCGCTGCTCGCGGGGCCGGACAGCGCCCTGATCCGGCGGATACGACAGGCCGTGATGGACAGCGGTACGCAGGTCGAGCTGACCGATGTGCTCGGCCCGCACCCGCTGCTCGCCGAGGCACTGCACGTGCGGCTCTCCGAGGCCGGGCTGGCCCGCGCCGACCGGGCCAGGCTCTTCACGGTGGCCACGGCCGCCGACGGCATCGTGCTGGCCACGGTGGGTGGCGACGAGGCGGTGCAGGCGGCCGGGATCACCGGCATGCTGCTGGCCGCCCGGCTCGCGGTACCGGTGATGGCCGCGGCGCTCGACGTCGAGGGTTCAGTCGCGTCGATCGCCGAGCAGCTCACGAGCTCCGGCTCGGTGCAGCTCGCGGTGGCCCCGTACCTCGTCGGCCCGGAGGTGGCCGAGGGGCTGCTGGACGCCGCCGCGAAGGAGGCCGGCTGCGCGACGGCCGAGCCGCTCGGCGCGTATCCGGCGATCGGCAAGCTCGTGCTGTCGATGTACATGACGACGCTCGGGATCACGCCCGTTGCGCCGCAGGGTGCCCAGGCGCACTGA
- a CDS encoding alpha/beta hydrolase yields the protein MPSHPRRSRLRRGLLAALVAASVAVPVSGAAGPAAVPAPAPAVRGPLRTAAPEALAERYAATRADIGAAERAAVRHGDHKRAAALHTMAGPARRFLAFDGRDGGRGVEVVGDLSHAERIAVLVPGAGVDIDHYWRLRNGALALRKELGERSAVVAWLGYRTPTTVSPASLTSGRAIEAASELVRFTGELKRLKPAARTTLLCHSYGSVVCARAAHGLQVSDIVLYGSPGTGYRNAAALHTPATVWAGRGSDDWIADVPHIELRLPFVDIGFGTDPVSSGFGAEIFAAGSGSHSDYLKTGSEPLRNIARIVAGAAGSAEPPGERHA from the coding sequence ATGCCGTCCCATCCGCGCAGATCCCGCCTGCGCCGCGGCCTGCTCGCCGCGCTGGTGGCCGCCTCGGTGGCCGTGCCGGTCTCGGGCGCGGCGGGCCCCGCGGCCGTACCCGCGCCCGCCCCGGCCGTCCGGGGTCCGCTGCGTACCGCCGCGCCCGAGGCCCTTGCCGAGCGGTACGCCGCGACGCGCGCCGACATCGGCGCGGCGGAACGGGCGGCGGTCCGCCACGGTGACCACAAGCGGGCTGCCGCGCTGCACACGATGGCCGGTCCCGCCCGCCGCTTCCTCGCCTTCGACGGCCGCGACGGCGGCCGCGGCGTCGAGGTCGTCGGCGATCTGTCCCACGCGGAACGGATCGCCGTGCTGGTGCCCGGTGCGGGCGTCGACATCGACCACTACTGGCGCTTGCGCAACGGCGCGCTCGCGCTGCGCAAGGAGCTGGGCGAGCGGTCCGCGGTGGTCGCCTGGCTCGGATACAGGACGCCGACGACGGTGAGCCCGGCCTCGCTCACCTCGGGAAGGGCCATCGAGGCCGCCTCCGAACTGGTGCGGTTCACCGGGGAGTTGAAGCGTCTGAAACCTGCGGCCCGCACCACCCTGCTCTGCCATTCCTACGGCTCCGTCGTCTGCGCGCGGGCCGCGCACGGACTGCAGGTCTCGGACATCGTCCTGTACGGCAGCCCGGGCACCGGCTACCGGAACGCCGCCGCCCTGCACACCCCGGCCACCGTCTGGGCGGGCCGCGGCAGCGACGACTGGATCGCGGACGTACCGCACATCGAGCTCCGACTGCCCTTCGTGGACATCGGGTTCGGAACGGACCCCGTCTCGTCCGGGTTCGGCGCCGAGATCTTCGCGGCGGGCTCCGGCAGCCACAGCGACTACCTGAAGACCGGTTCCGAACCGCTGAGGAACATCGCCCGGATCGTGGCCGGAGCGGCCGGATCCGCAGAGCCCCCGGGAGAGCGCCATGCGTGA
- a CDS encoding sensor histidine kinase produces the protein MMKRATQALRSLPRTLRKDLLTSAADPNGQAGRPRWLDWRPVLTVPLVMLAVGALVAGSNQYAFGLGMGIQLGILFAGVQSAAIVIALYRPVQAWWASMLVMVMVTPFAANAGSGTRFPWDGAFPWSGAGIAMQAGVLFLLALRLRPRIAAETLTITVLAGLLCGSSTPWRSANDIRLAIAGLVITVVMGVALRGLAVARTQLVVQEELTAEERSRRTLLEERNRIARELHDVVAHHMSVISIQAQVVPHLVDNPSDELRENVEGIRRNAVDALTELRRVLGVLRSEAPLPQAARHAPQPTLERLDELIGNARGAGLTVTAETTGEPRPLSPGVELSAFRIVQEALSNAMRHAPGARVRVEIRHQGTGVTVRITNTAPDRPAPPTTGAGHGLLGMRERTAMLGGELATGPTPGGGYEVTAILPALPALPALPALPALPTAEPAGPAEPTDPAEDTR, from the coding sequence ATGATGAAGCGTGCGACGCAGGCCCTGCGGTCATTGCCCCGCACCCTGCGCAAGGATCTCCTGACGTCGGCGGCCGACCCGAACGGGCAGGCGGGACGGCCGCGTTGGCTGGACTGGCGGCCGGTGCTCACGGTGCCGCTGGTGATGCTCGCGGTGGGGGCGCTCGTCGCGGGCAGCAACCAGTACGCCTTCGGCCTGGGGATGGGCATACAGCTCGGCATCCTGTTCGCCGGGGTCCAGTCGGCGGCGATCGTCATCGCCCTGTACCGCCCGGTCCAGGCCTGGTGGGCGTCGATGCTCGTCATGGTGATGGTGACCCCGTTCGCCGCGAACGCCGGTTCCGGGACGCGGTTCCCGTGGGACGGTGCGTTTCCCTGGAGCGGGGCCGGGATCGCGATGCAGGCCGGGGTGCTGTTCCTGCTCGCGCTGCGGCTGCGCCCCCGGATCGCCGCCGAGACCCTGACGATCACCGTGCTGGCGGGGCTCCTCTGCGGATCGAGCACCCCCTGGCGCAGCGCCAACGACATCCGCCTCGCCATCGCCGGCCTCGTCATCACGGTGGTGATGGGCGTCGCGCTGCGCGGCCTCGCGGTGGCCCGTACACAGCTGGTCGTGCAGGAGGAGCTCACCGCCGAAGAGCGTTCCAGGCGCACCCTGCTGGAGGAACGCAACCGCATCGCACGCGAGCTGCACGACGTGGTCGCCCACCACATGTCGGTCATCTCCATCCAGGCGCAGGTCGTTCCGCACCTGGTCGACAACCCGTCCGACGAACTGCGGGAGAACGTCGAGGGCATCCGCAGGAACGCGGTCGACGCGCTCACCGAACTGCGCCGGGTGCTCGGCGTACTGCGCTCCGAGGCCCCCCTGCCGCAGGCCGCACGGCACGCCCCGCAGCCCACTCTCGAACGGCTGGACGAACTGATCGGCAATGCGCGCGGCGCCGGGCTCACGGTCACGGCCGAGACCACCGGGGAGCCGCGTCCGCTGTCGCCGGGCGTCGAGCTGTCGGCGTTCCGCATCGTGCAGGAGGCGCTCAGCAACGCGATGCGGCACGCACCGGGTGCCCGGGTGCGGGTGGAGATCCGCCACCAGGGCACCGGGGTCACGGTACGGATCACCAACACCGCGCCGGACCGACCCGCCCCGCCCACCACGGGCGCGGGCCACGGCCTGCTCGGCATGCGCGAGCGCACCGCGATGCTGGGAGGCGAACTCGCCACGGGACCGACTCCTGGCGGTGGATACGAAGTCACTGCGATACTGCCCGCACTGCCCGCACTGCCCGCACTGCCCGCACTGCCCGCACTGCCCACTGCGGAACCCGCTGGTCCCGCCGAGCCCACCGACCCTGCCGAGGACACCCGATGA
- a CDS encoding response regulator transcription factor gives MTAIRVLIADDQMMVRQGFTVLLNAEPDIEVVGQAVDGADAVEKVAELAPDVVLMDIRMPRLGGIEATRTITGAAGATVKVLVLTTFDLDEYVYEALRAGASGFLLKDASADELAHAVRVVAEGEALLAPNITKRLIAEFARVSAGPRAPRKDRAGELTERETEVLALIAQGLSNTEIAARLVVAEQTVKSHVGRILTKLGLRDRTQAAVHAYETGLVRPAGY, from the coding sequence ATGACGGCCATCCGCGTTCTGATCGCCGACGACCAGATGATGGTCCGGCAGGGCTTCACGGTGCTGCTGAACGCCGAACCCGACATCGAGGTCGTCGGCCAGGCGGTGGACGGCGCCGACGCCGTGGAAAAGGTGGCCGAACTCGCCCCGGACGTCGTCCTGATGGACATCCGCATGCCCCGGCTCGGCGGCATCGAGGCGACGCGTACCATCACCGGGGCCGCGGGTGCCACCGTCAAGGTCCTCGTCCTGACCACCTTCGATCTCGACGAGTACGTCTACGAGGCGCTGCGCGCCGGCGCGTCCGGATTCCTCCTGAAGGACGCATCGGCCGACGAACTCGCCCATGCGGTAAGGGTGGTTGCGGAGGGCGAGGCCCTGCTCGCCCCGAACATCACCAAGCGGCTGATCGCCGAGTTCGCCCGGGTGAGCGCCGGTCCGCGAGCCCCGCGCAAGGACCGCGCCGGCGAACTCACGGAACGTGAGACCGAGGTTCTGGCCCTGATCGCGCAGGGCCTGTCCAACACCGAGATCGCCGCGCGTCTCGTGGTGGCCGAACAGACCGTGAAGTCCCATGTGGGCCGGATCCTGACCAAGTTGGGACTGCGCGACCGGACCCAGGCCGCGGTCCACGCCTACGAGACGGGCCTGGTGCGTCCGGCCGGCTACTGA
- a CDS encoding acyltransferase family protein — translation MRDVVRRIGSATPADRDRAVDALRAIAILGVVLGHWLVTALVVDSGTVHGASPLRYLPGLTPVSWMLQTLAVFFLVGGLVGAKSHASARARGESYGQWLRARMSRLLRPLAVVPVVWTVAACTMLASGVDQDTVRALCKLVWSPLWFIVVFAALTAATPLVARLHPLWPFAVVLLVDLYRFGLDAPGGFASVNVVAGWLVPYCLGAAWARGELLGRRTGWTLLLGGAAATAGLVRWAGYPAAMVGVPGVGISNLDPPTLAVVTFGLAQCGAALLLLGPLRRALRRPALWAVVATVNLSAMTVFLWHQTAMIAVTATGLVAGGALPGLHTLPDQPGWVLARLAWLPAFAAALLICWLAFRGHEQRRPRTESLVVRKGRPARPVAARRV, via the coding sequence ATGCGTGATGTCGTGAGGCGGATCGGATCCGCCACCCCCGCCGACCGCGACCGCGCGGTCGACGCACTGCGCGCCATCGCCATCCTCGGCGTCGTCCTGGGCCACTGGCTGGTGACCGCGCTGGTCGTCGACAGCGGAACCGTGCACGGAGCGAGCCCGTTGCGGTACCTGCCCGGGCTCACACCGGTCTCCTGGATGCTCCAGACCCTCGCGGTCTTCTTCCTGGTCGGTGGGCTGGTCGGTGCGAAGAGCCACGCCTCCGCCCGTGCCAGGGGCGAGAGTTACGGTCAGTGGCTCCGGGCGCGGATGAGCCGGCTGCTGCGCCCGTTGGCCGTGGTGCCGGTCGTCTGGACCGTGGCGGCGTGCACGATGCTCGCCTCCGGGGTGGACCAGGACACCGTGCGCGCGCTGTGCAAGCTGGTGTGGTCCCCGCTCTGGTTCATCGTGGTCTTCGCGGCGCTGACGGCGGCGACCCCGTTGGTGGCGAGGCTGCATCCGCTGTGGCCGTTCGCCGTCGTGCTGCTCGTCGACCTGTACCGGTTCGGCCTGGACGCGCCCGGCGGATTCGCCTCGGTCAACGTGGTGGCCGGCTGGCTGGTGCCGTACTGCCTGGGCGCGGCCTGGGCCCGGGGTGAGCTGCTCGGTCGCCGGACCGGCTGGACGCTGCTGCTCGGCGGCGCCGCGGCCACCGCCGGACTGGTCCGGTGGGCCGGCTATCCCGCGGCCATGGTCGGGGTGCCCGGTGTGGGGATCTCCAACCTCGACCCGCCGACCCTCGCCGTGGTCACCTTCGGCCTCGCGCAGTGCGGGGCGGCGCTGCTGCTGCTCGGCCCGCTGCGCCGGGCGCTGCGGCGCCCCGCGCTCTGGGCGGTGGTGGCGACGGTGAACCTTTCGGCGATGACGGTGTTCCTGTGGCATCAGACCGCGATGATCGCGGTCACCGCGACCGGCCTGGTGGCGGGCGGGGCGCTGCCGGGCCTGCACACCTTGCCCGACCAGCCCGGCTGGGTACTCGCCCGGCTGGCCTGGCTGCCGGCGTTCGCCGCGGCACTGCTGATCTGCTGGCTGGCGTTCCGCGGTCACGAACAGCGGCGGCCGCGGACCGAGAGCCTGGTCGTCCGCAAGGGACGCCCCGCCCGGCCGGTGGCGGCGCGACGTGTCTAA
- a CDS encoding lactonase family protein, translating into MSSDDGAVRAFIGSFTSAGGRGITVAAVDQETGALTVLGATDTVPDPSYLALGHGPGPGGGALYAVSETEPGAAAALDITGDLPQPIDGIRPVDGNGPTHLALAGGHLLTANYGSGSVSVLSVRADGSLGPAISVLRHEGSGPVADRQRAPHAHQVLPDPSGNWVLSVDLGTDSVRICALDPVTGALRLHSETALRPGTGPRHLAFHPAGGHAYVLNELEPTVTTCRWNAAAGALEPVGETSVLPTEPAEGGDPATYPSAVVVSHDGRFLWTANRGHDSISVLALDTTGEQATLVTTVDCGGHWPRDLALDPTGRRLYAANERSCDVTWFDIDPATGIPRRAGSLDAPAASCLIFA; encoded by the coding sequence GTGAGCAGCGACGACGGCGCGGTACGGGCATTCATCGGATCGTTCACCTCGGCGGGCGGGCGGGGAATCACCGTCGCCGCCGTGGACCAGGAGACCGGGGCGCTGACCGTCCTCGGTGCCACGGACACGGTCCCCGACCCCTCGTATCTCGCCCTGGGCCATGGACCGGGGCCGGGCGGCGGCGCGCTCTACGCGGTCAGCGAGACCGAGCCCGGTGCGGCAGCCGCCCTGGACATCACCGGTGATCTGCCGCAGCCGATCGACGGGATCCGGCCGGTGGACGGCAACGGCCCGACCCATCTCGCGCTCGCGGGCGGTCATCTGCTCACCGCCAATTACGGCTCCGGCAGCGTCAGCGTCCTGTCCGTGCGGGCGGACGGCTCCCTCGGCCCGGCCATATCCGTGCTCCGGCACGAGGGCAGCGGCCCCGTCGCCGACCGTCAGCGGGCGCCGCACGCCCACCAGGTGCTGCCGGACCCGTCGGGGAACTGGGTGCTCAGCGTGGACCTCGGGACCGACTCCGTACGGATCTGCGCGCTCGACCCGGTGACCGGGGCGTTGCGGCTGCACAGCGAGACGGCCCTGCGGCCGGGCACGGGCCCGCGCCATCTGGCCTTCCACCCCGCCGGCGGTCACGCCTACGTCCTGAACGAACTCGAACCGACCGTCACCACATGCAGGTGGAACGCCGCCGCGGGCGCCCTGGAACCGGTCGGGGAGACATCCGTGCTGCCCACGGAACCGGCGGAAGGCGGCGACCCGGCGACCTACCCCTCCGCGGTGGTCGTCTCGCACGACGGACGGTTCCTCTGGACCGCCAACCGGGGGCACGACAGCATCTCGGTGCTGGCACTCGACACGACCGGCGAGCAGGCGACCCTGGTCACGACCGTGGACTGCGGCGGGCACTGGCCGCGCGACCTCGCACTCGACCCCACCGGCCGCCGGCTGTACGCGGCCAACGAGCGGTCCTGCGACGTCACCTGGTTCGACATCGACCCGGCGACCGGCATCCCGCGTCGCGCGGGCTCGCTGGATGCCCCCGCCGCGTCCTGCCTGATCTTCGCCTGA
- a CDS encoding uracil-DNA glycosylase → MAPRPLNEVVEPGWAEALAPVAGRIAAMGDFLRAEVAAGRTYLPAGANVLRAFQQPFDEVRVLIVGQDPYPTPGMAMGLSFSVAPEVPQVPGSLENIFREMHTDLGLPRPSNGDLTPWTRQGVLLLNRALTTAPRKPGAHRGKGWEEVTEQAIRALAARGKPLVSVLWGRDARNLRPFLDGFPAIESAHPSPMSADRGFFGSRPFSRTNELLLRQGAQEVDWRLP, encoded by the coding sequence GTGGCACCACGACCGTTGAATGAAGTAGTCGAGCCCGGCTGGGCCGAAGCACTCGCCCCCGTGGCCGGACGCATCGCCGCGATGGGCGATTTCCTGCGTGCGGAGGTGGCGGCGGGACGCACCTATCTGCCGGCCGGAGCGAACGTGCTGCGCGCATTCCAGCAGCCCTTCGACGAGGTACGTGTCCTGATCGTCGGTCAGGACCCCTACCCGACGCCCGGAATGGCGATGGGGCTGAGCTTCTCCGTGGCCCCCGAAGTACCTCAGGTACCCGGCAGCCTGGAGAACATCTTCCGGGAAATGCACACGGACCTGGGGCTTCCGCGTCCGTCGAACGGCGATCTGACGCCATGGACGCGGCAGGGCGTACTGCTGCTGAACAGGGCGCTCACCACGGCGCCCCGCAAACCGGGCGCGCACCGCGGAAAGGGCTGGGAGGAAGTGACCGAACAGGCCATCCGGGCCCTGGCCGCCCGCGGCAAGCCGCTGGTGTCCGTGCTGTGGGGGCGCGACGCCCGCAATCTGCGGCCGTTCCTCGACGGCTTCCCGGCGATCGAGTCCGCGCACCCCTCGCCCATGTCGGCGGACCGCGGCTTCTTCGGCTCGCGCCCGTTCAGCCGCACCAACGAACTCCTGCTGCGCCAGGGGGCCCAAGAAGTCGACTGGCGGCTGCCGTAG
- a CDS encoding FUSC family protein, with amino-acid sequence MLKRMFVAPDPGRTRLRSGVRAVLGIGLAVVVCGLAGHSLVAAITGGLAALLALFTVLDTTVRGQAITTALLPVAGFPVLALGAGLHDYPVARDVAFLAVIGAGVYARRWGPRGHSLGVFAFMAFFTTQFLHTLPGQLPELYSAVALSLLVSSTVRFGLWCYERRQPAVVVVPAPVTGSGLGRATTRQAIQATAGAAFALMAGLVLSEERWYWAVGATWWVFVNTASRGETLVRGFRRVLGTLVGIPIGLAVVVPLHGAPVPTAVVVAAGVFGIFYTAAVSYTWMVFSVTVMAGALYGLLGVLDPALLLLRLTETGVGALGAMLAVLFVLPVTTHATTDAWIQRALRCVHACTAEAAARLSGSTTADPTPRIAELEALLGRVRMSLAPLVHPLSPLSARKARAGQVLALLDACAREVHGLASVAADPEASHDARLAAACWRVEASVEALTAPDPRHRAGVPGVPPHSAAAEPALAHLHGLERALAELAAPLHSDPRAPLMAV; translated from the coding sequence GTGCTGAAGAGGATGTTCGTTGCCCCGGACCCGGGTCGAACGAGGCTGCGCAGCGGTGTCCGGGCCGTCCTCGGTATCGGACTGGCCGTCGTGGTGTGCGGTCTGGCCGGCCACTCCCTCGTCGCCGCCATCACCGGCGGCCTCGCCGCGCTGCTCGCCCTGTTCACGGTGCTGGACACCACGGTGCGGGGGCAGGCGATCACCACGGCCCTGCTGCCTGTGGCCGGTTTCCCCGTGCTCGCCCTCGGCGCGGGGCTGCACGACTACCCGGTGGCCCGGGACGTGGCCTTCCTCGCGGTCATCGGCGCGGGCGTGTACGCCCGGCGGTGGGGGCCGCGCGGCCACTCGCTCGGCGTGTTCGCCTTCATGGCCTTCTTCACCACGCAGTTCCTCCACACCCTGCCCGGCCAGTTGCCCGAGCTGTACTCCGCGGTCGCCCTCTCCCTGCTCGTCTCGTCGACCGTCCGCTTCGGGCTGTGGTGCTACGAGCGGCGGCAGCCCGCCGTCGTCGTCGTACCCGCCCCGGTGACCGGTAGCGGGCTGGGCCGGGCGACCACGCGCCAGGCGATCCAGGCGACCGCGGGCGCGGCCTTCGCGCTGATGGCGGGGCTCGTCCTCTCCGAGGAGCGCTGGTACTGGGCCGTGGGCGCCACGTGGTGGGTCTTCGTGAACACCGCCTCACGCGGCGAGACACTGGTACGCGGCTTCCGCAGAGTCCTGGGAACACTGGTCGGCATTCCCATCGGCCTGGCCGTCGTCGTTCCGCTGCACGGGGCGCCTGTGCCCACCGCGGTCGTGGTCGCGGCCGGCGTCTTCGGGATCTTCTACACCGCCGCGGTCTCCTACACCTGGATGGTGTTCTCGGTGACGGTGATGGCCGGGGCGCTCTACGGGCTCCTCGGCGTGCTGGACCCCGCCCTGCTCCTGCTGCGTCTGACGGAGACCGGCGTGGGCGCGCTCGGCGCGATGCTCGCGGTGCTGTTCGTGCTGCCGGTCACCACGCACGCCACGACCGACGCGTGGATCCAGCGGGCCCTGCGCTGTGTGCACGCCTGTACCGCGGAAGCCGCCGCACGGCTCTCGGGATCCACGACCGCTGATCCCACACCCCGGATCGCCGAGCTGGAGGCACTGCTCGGCCGGGTACGGATGTCCCTGGCCCCGCTGGTCCACCCGCTCAGCCCGCTGAGCGCCCGCAAGGCCCGTGCCGGTCAGGTGCTCGCCCTGCTGGACGCCTGCGCACGCGAGGTGCACGGACTGGCCTCCGTTGCGGCGGACCCGGAGGCATCCCACGACGCCCGCCTCGCCGCTGCCTGCTGGCGGGTCGAGGCATCCGTGGAGGCCCTGACGGCCCCTGATCCGCGGCACCGGGCGGGCGTACCGGGCGTCCCGCCGCACTCGGCCGCGGCCGAGCCCGCGCTCGCCCATCTGCACGGCCTGGAGCGGGCACTCGCCGAACTCGCCGCACCGCTGCACAGCGACCCGCGCGCTCCGTTGATGGCTGTGTGA
- a CDS encoding N-acetylglucosamine kinase produces the protein MSSPRRSPESTGARVRQGAATAASGPYVLGVDSGGSGLRVALGAVGLSAPVATAVCDGPVRTGPAGIDADHLLEQLLPAARRLLEQCGGGDGSGIGAVAIGAAGMATLGGQLRAELPSALEGALGVRRLALAADAVTAYAGAVGQRPGAVVAGGTGMIALGTDLTSWRRADGWGHLLGDSGGGAWIGRAGLDAAMRAHDGRRGGSAALLSRLEAVFGSAPELPGLLYPRTDRPAVLASFAPEVAACAGHDPVAAGILREAAEHIAEAAAAVCPKAGADGEPCEVALTGGLFRMGDPLLVPLREELSRQLPQARAVPGSGDPLTGALSIARALATGDLRLPRHPTLLRVSGDGPEQKPE, from the coding sequence ATGAGCTCACCGAGGCGATCGCCGGAAAGCACCGGCGCTCGTGTGCGTCAGGGCGCGGCGACGGCCGCGTCGGGGCCGTATGTGCTCGGCGTGGATTCGGGCGGTTCGGGGCTGCGCGTGGCGCTGGGTGCCGTCGGCCTGTCCGCCCCGGTGGCGACGGCGGTCTGTGACGGTCCGGTGCGCACCGGACCGGCCGGGATCGACGCGGACCATCTGCTGGAACAACTGCTGCCCGCCGCCCGACGGCTGCTGGAGCAGTGCGGCGGAGGGGACGGCTCCGGAATCGGCGCCGTGGCGATCGGCGCCGCAGGCATGGCGACGCTCGGCGGGCAGCTGCGCGCGGAGCTGCCGTCGGCCCTGGAGGGCGCGCTCGGGGTGCGGCGGCTGGCTCTGGCCGCCGATGCAGTGACCGCGTACGCGGGTGCGGTCGGTCAGCGCCCGGGGGCGGTCGTCGCGGGTGGCACGGGCATGATCGCGCTGGGTACGGATCTGACGAGCTGGCGCCGGGCCGACGGCTGGGGGCACCTGCTGGGCGACAGCGGCGGCGGAGCCTGGATCGGCCGGGCCGGGCTCGATGCGGCCATGCGTGCCCATGACGGGCGGCGCGGCGGATCCGCCGCTCTGCTGTCCCGGCTGGAGGCAGTGTTCGGGTCGGCGCCGGAGCTGCCCGGGCTGCTCTATCCGCGTACCGACCGGCCTGCCGTGCTGGCCTCGTTCGCGCCCGAGGTCGCCGCGTGCGCCGGGCACGATCCGGTCGCCGCGGGCATTCTGCGCGAGGCGGCGGAACACATCGCGGAGGCCGCCGCGGCGGTGTGCCCGAAGGCGGGGGCCGACGGCGAGCCGTGCGAAGTGGCGCTGACGGGCGGTTTGTTCCGGATGGGCGATCCGCTGCTCGTGCCACTGCGCGAGGAGCTGTCCCGACAGCTTCCGCAGGCACGGGCGGTCCCCGGTTCGGGTGATCCATTGACCGGTGCGCTGTCCATCGCCCGGGCGTTGGCGACCGGGGATCTGCGGCTGCCCCGCCACCCGACGCTGCTCCGGGTGTCTGGTGACGGGCCTGAGCAGAAGCCCGAATAG
- a CDS encoding glycosyltransferase family 4 protein translates to MGSTLVITNDFPPRQGGIETFVHAMATRVPDDDVVVYTSHEPGDAAYDASLPFPVVRDASRTLLPTGRVTRRAVEIAEAHGCDRVWFGAAAPLALMAPALRRSGVRRIVATTHGHEIWWARTPGARGLMRRIGGSVDVVTYLGQYTRARIEPALGPRARMSRLVPGVDAEVYRPRAGAGPDLRTELALHGKRVILCVARLVPRKGQDTLIRALPLIRDKVPDAVLVVVGQGPDEARLRKLAARHAEGAVHFAGGVSHTDTPPYYAAADVFAMPCRTRRAGLEAEGLGIVFLEAAASGLPVVVGDSGGAPDTVLDGRTGRVVDGTDPAAVATALTGILLDPDRAAMGAAGREWVRESWSWDASARRLTDLLTPVEQVR, encoded by the coding sequence ATGGGGTCCACCCTTGTCATTACCAATGACTTCCCGCCGCGTCAGGGCGGCATCGAGACTTTCGTGCACGCGATGGCCACCCGGGTGCCGGACGACGACGTGGTCGTCTACACCTCGCACGAGCCCGGTGACGCCGCGTACGACGCGAGCCTTCCGTTCCCCGTCGTACGGGATGCGAGCCGCACGCTGCTGCCGACCGGCCGGGTGACCCGCCGGGCCGTCGAGATCGCCGAGGCCCACGGCTGCGACCGGGTCTGGTTCGGCGCCGCCGCACCGCTGGCCCTGATGGCGCCGGCCCTGCGGCGCAGCGGCGTACGGCGCATCGTGGCGACCACCCACGGCCACGAGATCTGGTGGGCGAGAACGCCCGGTGCGCGCGGGCTCATGCGCCGGATAGGCGGGAGCGTCGACGTGGTCACGTATCTGGGCCAGTACACGCGCGCCCGGATCGAGCCCGCGCTCGGCCCGCGTGCGCGCATGAGCCGACTGGTTCCCGGGGTCGACGCAGAGGTGTACCGGCCCCGCGCCGGTGCCGGACCCGACCTGCGTACCGAACTCGCACTGCACGGGAAGCGCGTCATCCTGTGCGTGGCCAGGCTCGTTCCCCGCAAGGGCCAGGACACGCTCATACGGGCCCTGCCGCTGATCCGGGACAAGGTGCCCGACGCCGTGCTGGTGGTGGTCGGCCAGGGGCCCGACGAGGCACGGCTGCGCAAACTGGCGGCGCGGCACGCCGAGGGAGCCGTCCACTTCGCGGGCGGCGTCTCGCACACCGATACGCCGCCCTACTACGCCGCGGCGGACGTCTTCGCGATGCCGTGCCGCACCCGGAGGGCCGGTCTGGAGGCGGAAGGGCTCGGGATCGTGTTCCTGGAGGCGGCGGCGAGCGGTCTGCCGGTGGTCGTCGGCGACTCGGGCGGTGCTCCGGACACCGTCCTGGACGGCAGGACCGGCCGGGTCGTGGACGGTACCGACCCCGCGGCCGTCGCCACGGCGCTGACCGGGATACTCCTCGACCCCGACCGGGCGGCGATGGGTGCCGCGGGCCGTGAATGGGTCCGGGAGTCCTGGTCCTGGGACGCGTCGGCCCGCCGTCTGACAGACCTTCTGACCCCCGTCGAGCAGGTGCGGTGA